From a single Cyclobacterium marinum DSM 745 genomic region:
- a CDS encoding phage holin family protein — MNCIEKILATYGYDGWGDLWVSLSPSFKYAGVTAFTMGISSLGVSVLRIFGLDSLAFAGLLIVFGFELVTGLARANAVKERITSVKFSRFLFKVFYYLISIAVTYLMSMSFLEQGKPTAALIFDWMHMFLVIQIVLENIVSISENLAVVQGKEKSHFVTVLQEKINQLLR; from the coding sequence GTGAACTGCATTGAGAAAATACTGGCTACTTATGGGTATGATGGATGGGGTGACCTTTGGGTCAGCCTGTCCCCATCCTTTAAGTATGCAGGTGTGACGGCTTTTACGATGGGAATAAGTTCTTTAGGAGTGAGTGTGTTGAGAATATTTGGACTGGATTCCCTTGCTTTTGCGGGGTTGCTGATAGTGTTTGGATTTGAGTTGGTGACGGGGCTGGCTCGGGCTAATGCGGTTAAGGAGCGGATCACCTCTGTGAAGTTTAGCCGTTTCTTATTTAAGGTTTTTTATTACCTGATAAGCATAGCTGTTACCTACCTGATGTCTATGTCTTTCTTGGAGCAGGGAAAACCTACGGCGGCTTTGATTTTTGATTGGATGCATATGTTTCTGGTGATACAGATAGTCTTGGAAAACATAGTGTCTATCAGTGAAAATCTGGCTGTGGTGCAGGGTAAGGAAAAGAGCCACTTTGTGACGGTACTACAGGAGAAAATTAACCAACTGCTTCGATGA
- a CDS encoding phage virion morphogenesis protein yields the protein MNNVQKINLFFDQFNDRMQGMHHIISETSTEHFKERFIQKNWDGRPWKPYSNPTKEPKKGSLMMRTNNLFSSIRPAISTPDRVLITAGSSKVSYARVHNEGLRVRGIQYVRPYHNSNFMGKGKRVQIQAQTRKIDFKMPQRQFMGFSASLRNDLLTRIKAYYNSK from the coding sequence ATGAACAACGTACAGAAAATAAACCTATTCTTTGACCAATTCAATGACCGGATGCAAGGAATGCACCACATCATCTCAGAGACCAGTACAGAGCATTTCAAAGAGCGTTTTATTCAAAAAAACTGGGACGGCCGGCCGTGGAAGCCCTACAGCAACCCGACAAAAGAACCTAAAAAAGGTTCACTAATGATGCGAACAAACAACCTCTTTAGCTCCATTCGTCCGGCCATAAGCACCCCGGACAGGGTGTTAATTACGGCAGGTTCATCCAAGGTCAGTTATGCCCGTGTGCACAACGAGGGCTTAAGAGTTCGAGGCATCCAGTACGTCCGGCCTTACCATAATAGCAACTTTATGGGGAAGGGAAAGCGAGTGCAGATACAGGCACAAACCAGAAAGATAGATTTCAAAATGCCTCAGCGTCAATTTATGGGATTCAGCGCAAGCTTAAGAAACGACCTCCTAACCCGCATAAAAGCCTACTACAACAGTAAATAA
- a CDS encoding phage portal protein family protein, with protein sequence MNNQNKLTNRANVKKAPAGAPPSIITTKIDVRPFNRKEQDIPNWRSAIRSAESRIPRRQLLYDLYADVELDAHVESVTGKRIDPITLANWQFVDKEGQPVDIINEIIDSIGFDDMLKEIIKSKFWGYSMLEPRFYKDVDGTWEMSTYLTPRLNMRPEIGVIAYSITGDEGINVREGYYSKTIMEVGSPQDLGLYMKAAPFQILKRGGVGDWAMFVQVFGNPLVDATWDGFDEEQRTKLLNAINELGAGGALVRPEGTTVTLLENKSNANGDLQDKFMSFLDKQISKALLGSTETTESSTSSGYAQAKVHEGQDEIKHEADLTFTRKVLNSRFIKILQTHGFDTKGGKFIIQGESTELTKRESFEIHRGLKKELGLPIANKFFYETYGVPEPEEGDDIGTTPEPSEEKEEKKEPPKKKAPTDKKAKKEEEVELSSKGAVADFLSRALRFFQSAPVQKTEAGAEVTTCCGEAPTINLKADPEPAFNNLLKAVIKAQGKGFIYTDLVDHIINTLTEAFQLGWEGKPLVQLMDLGFDYGTTDPKMQTAWELNLFRFSTVKAAYQSDEVNKLFHKSRNFAEFERAVKKAYGYKFKSWLISEYNTAYQVAESAQTYYRLQAQKEIFPYWEYRTIGDGRVRDSHRILHGKILPADHSLWRKIFPPNGWGCRCYVVPRMAHEVDQAKVNEDIAFVEDYVKNNPEYKKTKRQGFAINRADIREVFTDSQSYSTDPGKTLKQAGTLTAQDWDMPPIESAQEKRGKSTYQESKDRQVITDFWNHHKVDNKEMTLTDYASRPLSLSKQALNNLTKDTQKHWLLNALPEIIKDPDEVWVNDLTGEAFDTYLYLKYYRGQTLRVVARLSKEGDLTISDWLPNTREKHRRGLPVRK encoded by the coding sequence ATGAATAATCAAAACAAATTAACCAACCGGGCCAATGTAAAGAAAGCTCCGGCGGGTGCACCTCCCAGCATCATTACCACCAAGATAGATGTTCGTCCTTTCAATAGGAAGGAGCAGGATATACCCAATTGGCGCAGTGCCATCCGATCAGCAGAGAGCCGCATACCACGCAGGCAGCTGCTCTATGATCTGTACGCAGATGTAGAACTAGACGCACATGTGGAGTCCGTCACGGGCAAAAGAATTGACCCTATCACTTTAGCCAATTGGCAGTTTGTGGACAAAGAGGGACAGCCCGTAGACATTATCAATGAGATCATTGACAGCATTGGATTTGACGACATGCTCAAGGAGATCATCAAGTCAAAATTCTGGGGCTACTCCATGCTAGAACCACGGTTCTATAAGGACGTAGACGGCACTTGGGAAATGAGTACCTACCTAACCCCACGGCTAAACATGCGACCTGAGATAGGAGTGATTGCCTACAGTATCACAGGAGACGAGGGAATTAATGTCCGGGAGGGCTATTACTCCAAGACAATCATGGAGGTAGGCTCCCCTCAGGATCTAGGCTTATACATGAAAGCAGCACCGTTCCAAATCCTCAAGAGGGGAGGTGTGGGAGATTGGGCCATGTTTGTACAGGTTTTTGGCAATCCGCTGGTAGATGCCACTTGGGACGGGTTTGACGAAGAGCAAAGAACCAAACTCCTAAATGCAATCAATGAACTAGGCGCAGGCGGCGCACTGGTGAGACCGGAAGGAACCACTGTAACTCTTCTGGAAAATAAATCCAACGCCAATGGAGATTTACAGGATAAGTTCATGTCATTTCTAGACAAGCAGATAAGCAAAGCCCTGCTAGGCTCCACAGAGACCACCGAGTCCAGCACGTCCAGCGGATACGCTCAGGCAAAAGTCCATGAAGGTCAGGACGAGATCAAGCATGAAGCAGACCTGACCTTTACCAGAAAAGTACTAAACAGCCGATTTATCAAAATCCTCCAAACGCACGGCTTTGATACCAAAGGCGGTAAATTTATCATTCAGGGAGAATCTACAGAGCTAACCAAAAGGGAAAGCTTTGAGATACATAGAGGCTTGAAAAAAGAATTAGGGCTGCCTATCGCTAATAAGTTCTTCTATGAAACCTACGGCGTACCTGAGCCGGAGGAAGGAGATGATATTGGTACCACACCGGAGCCATCCGAAGAGAAGGAGGAAAAGAAAGAACCTCCGAAAAAGAAGGCCCCTACAGACAAAAAGGCGAAAAAAGAGGAGGAGGTAGAGCTATCCTCCAAGGGAGCCGTAGCTGATTTCTTAAGCCGTGCATTGCGTTTTTTTCAATCAGCCCCGGTTCAAAAGACCGAAGCCGGGGCAGAAGTGACGACATGCTGTGGAGAAGCCCCCACGATCAACCTAAAAGCTGATCCAGAACCCGCTTTTAATAACCTTTTAAAAGCTGTAATAAAAGCACAAGGCAAAGGTTTTATCTATACAGATCTGGTAGATCATATAATCAATACCCTTACCGAAGCCTTTCAGCTTGGCTGGGAAGGTAAGCCTTTGGTACAGCTCATGGACTTGGGTTTTGACTATGGTACCACAGACCCCAAGATGCAGACAGCGTGGGAGCTAAACCTTTTCAGGTTCTCAACGGTTAAGGCCGCCTACCAGTCCGATGAGGTAAACAAGCTTTTTCACAAGTCCAGAAACTTTGCGGAGTTCGAGAGGGCCGTTAAGAAAGCCTATGGCTATAAGTTCAAAAGCTGGCTGATATCAGAATACAATACAGCCTATCAGGTCGCCGAATCTGCCCAAACCTATTACAGGTTACAAGCCCAAAAGGAAATATTTCCCTACTGGGAGTACCGAACCATAGGAGACGGTAGAGTCAGGGACAGTCATAGGATTCTGCATGGGAAAATTCTCCCCGCAGACCACTCCCTTTGGCGCAAGATCTTCCCTCCAAACGGCTGGGGATGCAGGTGCTATGTGGTACCAAGAATGGCTCATGAAGTGGATCAAGCCAAGGTCAATGAAGACATAGCCTTTGTGGAAGATTACGTCAAGAATAATCCTGAGTACAAGAAAACCAAACGCCAAGGCTTTGCCATCAATCGGGCAGATATCAGGGAAGTCTTTACCGATTCGCAAAGCTACAGCACCGATCCGGGCAAAACGCTCAAACAAGCCGGAACGCTTACCGCTCAGGATTGGGACATGCCACCAATAGAATCCGCTCAGGAGAAAAGGGGGAAATCCACCTATCAGGAATCAAAAGACAGGCAGGTAATCACAGACTTCTGGAACCACCACAAGGTGGATAACAAGGAAATGACCCTTACAGACTATGCCAGCAGACCGCTTTCATTATCCAAACAGGCCCTAAACAACCTGACCAAGGATACCCAAAAGCACTGGCTACTCAATGCACTGCCTGAGATCATCAAAGACCCGGACGAGGTATGGGTAAATGACCTCACAGGAGAAGCCTTTGATACCTATTTGTACCTGAAATATTACCGAGGCCAAACATTAAGGGTAGTAGCCCGGCTAAGTAAAGAGGGAGACCTGACCATTAGCGACTGGCTCCCAAACACCAGAGAAAAACACCGCAGGGGATTACCTGTAAGAAAGTAA
- a CDS encoding AAA family ATPase, whose translation MANTNQTISGEEKQKIAEDLRYFVEVIAGGSANKASKMLKKVSNGYISLMLNNKWDAISAEMWRNVEKQVSRSGDWAFVPTKSSEKLFMLLDDSKKNTICSGIIANEGRGKTFPTKVYSETHPNVFHIKCNEFDTRKTFLMELMSLIPVSTSSLQISEMMRAIVNEIRRREEPVIIWDEGDKLSDSVLYFFITFFNMLEDQAGLVIMATPYLQHRIEKGVRLNKKGFREIYSRIGRRFISLPEHEKNEILDIIRMNGVHDDVEAMKILNQCEGDLRRVKKLVHAYKRREAGDA comes from the coding sequence ATGGCTAATACAAATCAAACGATTTCCGGCGAAGAAAAACAGAAAATCGCTGAGGACTTGCGCTACTTCGTGGAAGTAATTGCAGGGGGGAGTGCCAATAAGGCCTCCAAGATGCTAAAGAAGGTCAGCAACGGCTATATAAGCTTAATGCTGAATAATAAATGGGATGCGATATCCGCTGAGATGTGGCGAAACGTGGAAAAGCAGGTGTCCCGCTCCGGGGACTGGGCCTTTGTGCCTACCAAGTCCAGTGAGAAGCTGTTCATGCTACTGGATGACAGTAAGAAAAACACCATTTGCAGTGGGATAATAGCCAATGAAGGCAGGGGTAAGACCTTCCCTACCAAGGTCTATTCTGAGACCCACCCCAATGTATTCCACATTAAGTGCAATGAGTTTGACACTCGAAAGACCTTCCTGATGGAGCTTATGAGCCTGATCCCGGTAAGCACATCCAGCTTACAGATAAGCGAAATGATGCGGGCTATCGTGAATGAGATCCGCAGAAGAGAGGAACCTGTGATTATTTGGGACGAGGGGGATAAGTTAAGCGACTCTGTACTGTACTTCTTTATCACCTTTTTTAATATGCTAGAGGATCAGGCGGGCCTTGTAATCATGGCTACGCCCTACCTACAGCACCGGATAGAGAAAGGGGTACGGCTGAATAAGAAAGGGTTTCGAGAGATATACAGCCGTATAGGCCGGAGGTTTATTTCTCTTCCTGAGCATGAGAAGAATGAAATACTAGATATCATCCGCATGAATGGGGTACATGACGATGTGGAAGCTATGAAAATCCTCAACCAGTGTGAGGGGGATCTGAGGAGGGTAAAGAAGCTGGTTCACGCTTATAAACGAAGGGAGGCGGGAGATGCTTAA
- a CDS encoding phage protein Gp36 family protein → MLLKTDFKTHIYAELIDAITRADDSIIEEAIKSAESQAKGYLSRFDIDALFSTTGTDRDSMLMMYLKDLACWHFILLGNPNIHMEVVKERYNDAIKELGKIQSGKVVPHGWPPATSPEGADTYFHVSSAPKRETRY, encoded by the coding sequence ATGCTCTTAAAAACAGACTTCAAAACCCACATTTACGCCGAACTAATAGATGCCATCACCAGAGCCGATGATAGCATTATAGAGGAAGCGATCAAGTCTGCCGAATCCCAAGCAAAGGGATACCTCAGCCGATTTGATATAGATGCCTTATTCTCCACTACAGGCACAGACCGGGACAGCATGCTCATGATGTACCTTAAGGATCTCGCTTGCTGGCATTTTATCCTACTTGGTAATCCCAACATTCACATGGAGGTAGTCAAAGAACGGTACAATGATGCCATCAAAGAACTGGGCAAGATCCAGTCCGGCAAAGTAGTTCCCCACGGATGGCCCCCGGCCACCAGTCCCGAGGGAGCCGATACCTACTTTCACGTAAGCTCCGCCCCCAAAAGAGAAACCAGGTACTAA
- a CDS encoding YfeC-like transcriptional regulator, with the protein MAQKTTIAQKKEHAKLLYTVEGVTVQKELAERTGVSAQSINKWVNSENWESLRTSIMLTKEAELRRLYRRFTFLNDTIEKKETEELKPVSNSEADALVKISAAIKNLETDVSAAEAIEVLKNFINSVKAHNLDLARSITNEADYYIKSLIK; encoded by the coding sequence ATGGCACAGAAAACCACCATCGCACAAAAGAAAGAGCACGCCAAACTACTCTACACAGTGGAAGGAGTTACCGTGCAAAAGGAGCTGGCAGAACGTACAGGCGTATCCGCCCAGTCTATCAATAAATGGGTGAATTCAGAAAACTGGGAATCCTTGCGGACGAGTATCATGCTCACCAAGGAAGCCGAACTGCGCAGACTATACAGGCGGTTCACTTTCCTTAATGATACCATAGAGAAGAAGGAAACCGAAGAGCTGAAGCCTGTATCAAACTCCGAAGCAGATGCACTGGTCAAGATCTCAGCTGCCATAAAGAATCTGGAAACCGATGTGTCCGCAGCAGAAGCCATTGAAGTCCTCAAAAACTTCATCAACTCAGTCAAAGCGCACAACCTTGACCTAGCCAGAAGCATCACCAACGAAGCCGACTATTACATCAAAAGCCTCATCAAATGA
- a CDS encoding AAA family ATPase, with translation MKVLGIKQFHQMRFKFLPLPKLFKATMGDLPFNFIAVVYGYSGNGKTEFCMQLAKMLCDFGKVAWLSYEQRHGSDLQAATLRNKMEEVNGSYYPIDPIENVPEGVGLLEDLDNYLGKRNSPDFIFIDSLDYTGFDWEDYTYLKNKYGKRKSFIFISHSTKNGTLKKRISERVVFDGGLGIFVDKFIAKPDKNRYGGFEPYIIFEERARLLNPAFFSKRVKEPNKGKTSGVKEKDLFETEGEASKNVLETEGVRAVNSTKTQG, from the coding sequence ATGAAGGTATTAGGAATCAAACAGTTTCACCAGATGCGGTTTAAGTTTCTCCCTCTTCCAAAGCTGTTTAAGGCAACTATGGGAGACCTTCCTTTCAATTTTATAGCGGTGGTGTACGGCTATAGTGGCAATGGTAAAACTGAATTCTGTATGCAATTGGCTAAGATGCTATGTGATTTTGGGAAAGTGGCTTGGCTCTCTTATGAGCAGCGGCACGGATCAGACTTGCAAGCGGCTACGCTAAGGAATAAGATGGAAGAGGTGAACGGCAGTTATTATCCAATAGATCCCATCGAGAATGTACCGGAAGGCGTGGGACTACTGGAAGATCTGGACAACTACCTGGGGAAGCGCAATAGTCCTGATTTTATCTTTATTGATAGTTTGGATTACACGGGGTTTGACTGGGAGGACTACACCTACCTGAAGAACAAATACGGGAAGCGAAAGTCTTTCATATTCATAAGCCACTCTACCAAAAACGGCACCCTGAAAAAGCGGATCTCTGAGCGTGTGGTGTTCGATGGAGGTTTGGGGATATTTGTAGACAAGTTTATCGCCAAGCCGGATAAGAACAGGTACGGAGGGTTTGAACCCTATATCATCTTTGAGGAGCGGGCCAGATTGCTTAATCCGGCCTTCTTCTCCAAGAGGGTGAAGGAACCTAACAAGGGTAAGACCTCCGGGGTAAAAGAAAAAGACCTCTTTGAAACAGAGGGGGAAGCGTCGAAAAACGTACTCGAAACAGAGGGGGTACGTGCAGTAAATTCAACCAAAACACAGGGGTAA
- a CDS encoding DUF3164 family protein — protein sequence MRQISKQKSSDKLWTDESGMAIPYNRTSTYERACESSTYKMATEADKLNKALINFKEHVMSESKRLYELFEKENGGKVGKGKGGATFFNFDRSIKVVVNVHEPITFDDNLIELAKDILYELINEGLEGAKDFVKPIVMDAFQTQNGKLDTKRVLGLRRHASKVNKPKYFEAMDLIDKAIRRPSSKKYFQIWVKDENEKYQDINLNFSYV from the coding sequence ATGCGACAAATCAGCAAACAAAAGTCCTCGGATAAATTATGGACGGACGAAAGCGGGATGGCTATTCCCTACAACAGGACATCTACTTACGAAAGGGCCTGTGAAAGCAGTACTTATAAAATGGCTACAGAGGCCGATAAGCTTAATAAAGCCCTGATCAACTTCAAGGAACATGTAATGAGTGAGTCTAAGCGACTATATGAGTTATTTGAGAAGGAGAACGGGGGAAAGGTAGGTAAAGGTAAAGGGGGAGCCACATTCTTTAATTTTGACCGCTCCATTAAGGTGGTGGTAAACGTGCATGAGCCTATCACTTTTGATGACAATTTAATAGAATTGGCTAAGGATATTCTATACGAGTTGATCAATGAGGGCTTGGAAGGGGCTAAAGACTTTGTGAAACCTATCGTAATGGATGCCTTTCAGACTCAAAACGGGAAGCTTGATACCAAAAGGGTGTTAGGGCTTAGGAGACATGCGAGTAAGGTGAATAAACCCAAATACTTTGAAGCCATGGATTTGATTGATAAGGCTATCAGGAGACCCAGCAGTAAGAAATACTTTCAGATCTGGGTAAAGGATGAAAACGAAAAGTATCAAGATATCAACCTTAATTTTTCTTACGTATGA
- a CDS encoding D-Ala-D-Ala carboxypeptidase family metallohydrolase, translating to MSLQYFNLSEFDSPDEPGSGERMQESTLAMLEKARHQAGIPFAINSGVRTPSHNEKVGGISNSAHLSGWAADIATSKYTQKTIVMACQMAGFQRIGIYKNFIHVDNDPTKPSPAQWKG from the coding sequence ATGAGTCTACAATACTTTAACCTGTCGGAATTTGACAGCCCTGATGAGCCGGGTTCTGGTGAGCGGATGCAGGAGAGTACCTTGGCTATGCTAGAGAAAGCACGGCACCAAGCGGGGATTCCCTTTGCTATAAATAGTGGTGTTCGCACTCCCTCTCATAATGAGAAAGTAGGCGGTATTTCCAACTCTGCCCACTTAAGTGGATGGGCGGCGGATATAGCCACTAGCAAATACACTCAGAAAACTATAGTGATGGCCTGCCAGATGGCGGGATTTCAGCGCATAGGGATCTATAAGAACTTTATTCACGTGGATAACGACCCTACTAAACCCAGCCCGGCACAATGGAAAGGCTAA
- a CDS encoding helix-turn-helix domain-containing protein: MTKEQTYFFVNVLDVVARVYRVSPNEILGHRRHQNIAEARQMVYLLLSDKLDDEQIIKLMNRHITTVKVGRDKIRDMISLYADTRKKHKRITKKLKNDNKNDTAEAGSLAYLTNSSS, translated from the coding sequence ATGACCAAGGAGCAGACCTATTTCTTTGTAAATGTACTGGATGTGGTGGCAAGGGTGTATAGGGTGAGTCCTAATGAAATCTTAGGGCACCGGAGACATCAAAATATAGCCGAGGCTAGACAAATGGTTTATCTGCTGCTCAGTGACAAGCTTGACGATGAGCAGATAATTAAGCTAATGAACAGGCATATCACGACTGTGAAGGTCGGGAGGGATAAAATACGTGACATGATCAGCTTGTATGCCGACACTAGGAAGAAACATAAGAGAATCACTAAAAAACTGAAAAATGACAATAAAAATGACACAGCGGAGGCTGGAAGCCTTGCATATCTTACTAACAGCAGCTCTTAA
- a CDS encoding phage tail tube protein: MSRVAFGITSMKVGGIDAVTGLPTSLEDVGRIYRDTGTWTVADGEETNHYAERELDPVITIQNPGVETLNFSLMDTPADTLALWAGGTVTEVVDEPDVWNKPRGPVNIEKSIEIVTADGTKFTINRGKVTAKRNLTPTRNGIFLLEISIKVMTPLVDGVPPVTIADPPAEE, encoded by the coding sequence ATGTCTAGAGTAGCATTTGGAATTACGAGTATGAAGGTAGGCGGTATAGATGCCGTCACCGGACTTCCTACCAGTCTGGAAGATGTGGGTAGGATCTATAGAGACACGGGTACCTGGACGGTGGCTGATGGGGAGGAGACTAACCACTATGCTGAGCGGGAACTTGACCCCGTGATCACCATTCAAAACCCGGGCGTGGAAACGCTTAATTTCTCACTAATGGACACACCTGCGGACACGCTTGCGCTATGGGCCGGGGGAACTGTAACAGAGGTGGTGGATGAACCGGACGTGTGGAATAAGCCCCGAGGCCCTGTGAATATAGAGAAGTCTATAGAAATAGTGACTGCCGACGGGACTAAGTTCACTATCAACAGAGGGAAGGTGACAGCAAAACGGAACCTTACCCCCACGAGAAATGGAATTTTCCTTTTGGAAATCTCCATCAAAGTGATGACGCCGTTGGTGGACGGTGTACCGCCGGTAACTATAGCTGATCCACCCGCAGAGGAGTAA
- a CDS encoding ASCH domain-containing protein, producing MKDMLLGFKKQFAQPILDGTKIFTVREKRKVEPKVGETLHMYSGLRTKYTEVISKEHKLTGIQTVNILISKTMGLKVAVFIDGIQLSKTQLLVFIQSDGFKNIDDFAAFWLKGVKKSKEGFQTVIKNHLVMYHWTDFRF from the coding sequence ATGAAAGATATGCTACTAGGATTTAAAAAGCAATTTGCGCAGCCGATACTGGACGGGACTAAGATCTTTACAGTACGAGAGAAAAGGAAGGTGGAGCCTAAGGTGGGTGAAACGCTTCATATGTATTCGGGACTCAGAACAAAGTATACTGAGGTGATAAGCAAGGAACATAAGCTCACAGGTATTCAGACTGTCAATATACTGATAAGTAAAACCATGGGGTTAAAAGTGGCTGTTTTTATTGATGGTATTCAATTAAGCAAAACACAATTACTAGTATTTATCCAAAGTGATGGGTTTAAAAATATTGATGATTTTGCCGCTTTTTGGTTAAAAGGGGTTAAAAAGAGTAAAGAAGGCTTTCAGACCGTAATTAAAAACCACCTTGTTATGTACCACTGGACAGACTTTAGATTTTAG